The following proteins come from a genomic window of Falco cherrug isolate bFalChe1 chromosome Z, bFalChe1.pri, whole genome shotgun sequence:
- the RNF170 gene encoding E3 ubiquitin-protein ligase RNF170 isoform X2, protein MSCPVCLQQATFPIETNCGHLFCGSCIIAYWRYGSWLGAIRCPICRQTVTLFLPLFGEDQQGATQVLQDVNDYNRRFSGQPRSIMERIMDLPTLLRHAFREMFSVGGLFWMFRIRIFLCLLGALLYLASPLDFLPEALFGILGFLDDFFVIFLLLIYISIMYREVVTQRLNR, encoded by the exons ATGTCCTGTCCAGTCTGTTTGCAACAGGCTACATTTCCTATAGAAACAAACTGTGGACACCTCTTCTGTG GTTCCTGTATTATTGCCTACTGGAGGTATGGCTCATGGCTTGGTGCCATCCGTTGTCCAATCTGCCGACAAACG GTAACACTGTTCTTACCACTCTTTGGTGAAGATCAGCAGGGTGCAACCCAAGTACTTCAAGATGTTAATGATTACAATCGGCGATTCTCAGGACAGCCCAGATCT ATTATGGAAAGAATTATGGATCTGCCCACTTTATTGCGGCATGCTTTCAGAGAGATGTTTTCTGTTGGTGGCCTCTTCTGGATGTTTCGCATCAGAATATTCCTCTGCTTGCTTGGAGCCTTGCTCTACCTGGCTTCACCTCtggattttcttcctgaagcCCTCTTTGGAATTCTGGGTTTCTTGGAtgatttctttgttatttttcttctgctgatcTATATCTCTATCATGTACCGAGAAGTGGTAACACAGCGGCTGAATAGgtga